Proteins encoded together in one Rana temporaria chromosome 6, aRanTem1.1, whole genome shotgun sequence window:
- the LOC120944341 gene encoding uncharacterized protein LOC120944341 produces the protein MEFLQRHLPRVYQAVQDAMNFFTNFTAQVFGAPPNAPQPRNGGTNVPIQKESEGPTAPEETRGKKETDLLTSTPELLGVTEENGDSAGVHPGKDAMPAKSEHFPLSTGARALQCFQVYLYINIYSFPEDLSDEFPEANFPTYLPALMTRGFNSLLSHYEVCERYNTSGKVSQMKGIRPKGLLEDLSDEIPEPNFPTGPTSVMNSMKNKTPMGKSANCPYLKCYLWIE, from the exons AATTTTTTCACCAATTTCACGGCACAAGTTTTTGGTGCTCCACCGAATGCCCCGCAGCCCAGAAATGGCGGGACCAACGTGCCGATCCAGAAAGAGTCAGAAGGACCAACCGCCCCGGAAGAGACACGCGGCAAGAAG gaGACAGACCTGCTAACCTCAACCCCAGAGCTCCTCGGTGTCACAGAAGAGAATGGAGACAGCGCCGGGGTCCATCCAGGTAAAGATGCAATGCCAGCAAAATCTGAACACTTCCCCTTGAGTACAGGCGCTAGAGCCTTACAGTGTTTCCAAGTTtacctgtatataaatatatata GCTTCCCTGAAGACCTCAGTGATGAATTCCCTGAAGCCAACTTTCCGACCTATCTACCTgcacttatgacaaggggctttAACTCTCTCTTATCACATTATGAAGtctgtgaaagatataacaccagtGGGAAAGTCAGCCAAATGAAGGGTATAAGGCCCAAAGG GCTTTTAGAAGACCTCAGTGATGAGATCCCTGAACCCAACTTTCCAACAGGTCCAACTTCAGTCATGAATTCCATGAAGAATAAAACACCAATGGGGAAGTCAGCCAACTGCCCCTACCTGAAATGTTATCTTTGGATAGAATGA